A single region of the Brassica rapa cultivar Chiifu-401-42 chromosome A03, CAAS_Brap_v3.01, whole genome shotgun sequence genome encodes:
- the LOC103859393 gene encoding 40S ribosomal protein S14-2: MSRRKTREPKEETVTLGPAVRDGEQVFGVVHIFASFNDTFIHVTDLSGRETLVRITGGMKVKADRDESSPYAAMLAAQDVAQRCKELGITAMHVKLRATGGNKTKTPGPGAQSALRALARSGMKIGRIEDVTPIPTDSTRRKGGRRGRRL, from the exons ATG TCGAGGAGAAAGACCAGAGAGCCCAAGGAGGAAACTGTCACTCTCGGACCAGCTGTTCGTGACGGAGAGCAAGTGTTCGGTGTTGTTCACATCTTTGCTTCTTTCAATGACACTTTCATT CATGTGACGGATCTGTCTGGAAGAGAAACTCTCGTCCGTATCACCG gtgGGATGAAGGTGAAGGCTGATCGTGATGAGTCCTCTCCTTATGCTGCTATGCTTGCAGCTCAAGATGTTGCTCAACGTTGCAAG GAGCTTGGGATCACAGCCATGCACGTGAAGCTCCGTGCCACTGGAGGAAACAAAACCAAGACTCCAGGCCCTGGTGCTCAGTCTGCTCTCAGAGCCCTTGCTCGTTCAGGCATGAAGATTGGTCGTATAG AGGATGTGACTCCAATTCCCACCGACAGTACACGTAGAAAGGGTGGACGCAGAGGAAGAAGACTTTGA
- the LOC103859395 gene encoding vacuolar protein sorting-associated protein 55 homolog isoform X1 gives MFRCGFLLECSNCCFVTVLAGLAFMFSSSILLQILACALYSNWWPMLSALMYVVVPMPCMFFGGGSTQFLISRDGGGWIDAAKFLTGASTVGSLAIPIILRHAGMIETGAMLIEFTSFFIFICTVMCFHRASLDDYDW, from the exons atgttccgATGTGGGTTTCTTCTGGAATGCTCAAACTGCTGTTTTGTTACAGT ACTTGCTGGACTTGCCTTCATGTTTTCATCTAGTATCCTCCTTCAGATCCTG GCGTGTGCACTATATAGTAACTGGTGGCCAATGCTTTCAGCACTCATGTATGTGGTTGTGCCTATGCCTTGCATGTTCTTTGGAGGAGGCTCAACACAATTCCTAATTAGTCGAGATGGTGGAGG ATGGATAGATGCAGCAAAGTTCTTGACAGGAGCATCAACGGTAGGAAGCCTGGCGATTCCAATCATATTAAGGCATGCAGGAATGATCGAGACGGGTGCAATGCTCATAGAGTTCACATCGTTCTTTATATTCATCTGCACTGTCATGTGCTTTCACCGGGCTAGCCTCGATGATTATGATTGGTAA
- the LOC103859395 gene encoding vacuolar protein sorting-associated protein 55 homolog isoform X2 yields the protein MFSSSILLQILACALYSNWWPMLSALMYVVVPMPCMFFGGGSTQFLISRDGGGWIDAAKFLTGASTVGSLAIPIILRHAGMIETGAMLIEFTSFFIFICTVMCFHRASLDDYDW from the exons ATGTTTTCATCTAGTATCCTCCTTCAGATCCTG GCGTGTGCACTATATAGTAACTGGTGGCCAATGCTTTCAGCACTCATGTATGTGGTTGTGCCTATGCCTTGCATGTTCTTTGGAGGAGGCTCAACACAATTCCTAATTAGTCGAGATGGTGGAGG ATGGATAGATGCAGCAAAGTTCTTGACAGGAGCATCAACGGTAGGAAGCCTGGCGATTCCAATCATATTAAGGCATGCAGGAATGATCGAGACGGGTGCAATGCTCATAGAGTTCACATCGTTCTTTATATTCATCTGCACTGTCATGTGCTTTCACCGGGCTAGCCTCGATGATTATGATTGGTAA
- the LOC103859396 gene encoding probable UDP-N-acetylglucosamine--peptide N-acetylglucosaminyltransferase SPINDLY isoform X1, with product MVVLEDNTERERSPPLVENGFANGPKAIQGNGNDNDTLSYANVLRARNKFSDALSLYETLLERDSNNVEAHIGKGICLQTQSKVNLAFDCFGEAIRLDPHNACALTHCGILHKEEGRLVEAAESYQRALMADASYKPAAECLAVVLTDLGTSLKLAGSTQEGIQKYYEALKIDPHYAPAYYNLGVVYSEMMQYDSALGCYEKAALERPMYAEAYCNMGVIYKNRGDLEMAITCYERCLAVSPNFEIAKNNMAIALTDLGTKVKLEGDVSQGVAYYKKALYYNWHYADAMYNLGVAYGEMLKFDMAIVFYELAFHFNPHCAEACNNLGVLYKDRDNLDKAVECYQMALSIKPNFAQSLNNLGVVYTVQGKMDAAADTIEKAILANPTYAEAFNNLGVLYRDAGNITAAIDAYEECLKIDQDSRNAGQNRLLAMNYINEGLDDKLYEAHRDWGWRFTRLHPQYTSWDNVKDPERPITIGYISPDFFTHSVSYFIEAPLTHHDYTKYRVVVYSAVVKADAKTFRFRDKVLKKGGVWKDIYGIDEKKIASMVRDDEIDILVELTGHTANNKLGTMACRPAPVQVTWIGYPNTTGLPTVDYRITDSLADPLDTKQKQVEELVRLPDCFLCYTPSPEAGPVCPTPALSNGFVTFGSFNNLAKITPKVLQVWARILCAVPNSRLVVKCKPFCSDSIRQRFLTTLEQLGLESKRVDLLPLILFNHDHMQAYSLMDISLDTFPYAGTTTTCESLYMGVPCVTMAGSVHAHNVGVSLLSNVGLGRLVAKNEDEYVRLSVDLASDVTALSKLRMSLRDLMAGSPVCNGPSFAVALESAYRSMWRSYCKGEVPSLKRMEKLQKEVQEDPLISSRLNVTGEATPSLKANGSAPVPSSLPTQSWQLSKNRDSTS from the exons ATGGTTGTGCTAGAAGATAACACCGAGAGGGAGAGGTCACCACCACTTGTAGAGAATGGTTTCGCCAATGGACCAAAGGCCATTCAAGGGAATGGTAATGATAATGATACACTCTCTTACGCCAACGTTCTTCGCGCAAGAAACAAGTTCTCCGACGCGCTTTCTCTCTACGAGACTCTTCTGGAGAGAGACAGCAACAACGTTGAAGCTCACATTGGGAAAGGGATATGCCTCCAGACGCAAAGCAAAGTGAACCTCGCTTTTGATTGCTTCGGAGAAGCAATCAGGTTGGATCCGCATAACGCTTGTGCACTGACTCACTGTGGTATACTTCATAAAGAAGAAGGGAGGCTCGTGGAAGCTGCTGAG TCCTACCAGAGAGCACTGATGGCAGATGCATCGTACAAGCCAGCAGCTGAGTGTTTAGCCGTTGTTTTGACCGACCTTGGAACTAGCCTGAAGCTGGCTGGGAGTACTCAGGAGGGGATTCAAAAGTACTACGAAGCCCTTAAGATTGACCCTCACTATGCT CCTGCGTATTACAACTTAGGTGTTGTGTACTCTGAGATGATGCAATACGACAGTGCCTTGGGCTGCTACGAGAAGGCTGCACTTGAGAGGCCAATGTATGCAGAAGCTTATTGTAACATGGGTGTCATCTATAAGAACCGTGGTGACTTGGAGATGGCAATCACTTGTTATGAGAG ATGTCTAGCTGTATCTCCAAACTTTGAGATTGCGAAGAATAATATGGCCATAGCTCTGACAGATTTAGGAACAAAG GTTAAACTTGAAGGCGATGTGAGCCAAGGAGTGGCGTATTACAAGAAGGCTCTCTACTATAACTGGCACTATGCAGATGCTATGTATAATCTTGGGGTGGCTTATGGTGAAATGCTGAAGTTTGACATG GCAATTGTGTTCTATGAGCTTGCGTTCCACTTCAACCCACATTGTGCTGAGGCTTGCAACAATTTGGGAGTACTCTACAAAGACCGTGACAACCTTGATAAAGCTGTGGAGTGTTATCAG ATGGCTCTGTCAATCAAACCAAATTTTGCACAGTCGCTTAATAACCTCGGTGTCGTCTACACAGTCCAG GGGAAAATGGATGCTGCTGCTGATACGATCGAGAAGGCAATCCTTGCAAATCCCACTTATGCAGAAGCTTTTAACAACTTAG GTGTTCTTTACAGAGACGCTGGAAACATAACCGCGGCTATCGATGCTTATGAGGAATGCCTTAAGATAGATCAAGATTCTCGCAATGCTGGCCAGAACCGATTGCTTGCCATGAACTACATAAACGAAGGACTCGATGACAAACTATACGAGGCTCACAG AGACTGGGGTTGGCGTTTCACAAGATTACACCCACAGTACACTTCGTGGGATAATGTTAAAGATCCAGAGCGACCTATCACCATCGGATATATCTCCCCAGACTTCTTCACTCATTCGGTTTCTTATTTCATTGAAGCCCCACTCACTCATCATGATTACACAAAGTACAGAGTTGTGGTTTATTCAGCGGTAGTCAAG GCAGATGCAAAAACATTCAGGTTTAGGGATAAAGTGTTGAAGAAAGGTGGAGTTTGGAAAGATATATACGGAATAGATGAGAAAAAGATTGCAAGTATGGTCCGAGATGACGAAATCGATATTTTGGTGGAGCTCACTGGCCATACAGCGAATAACAAGCTGGGAACAATGGCCTGCAGACCAGCACCTGTTCAG GTTACTTGGATCGGCTATCCAAATACTACAGGCTTGCCCACTGTTGATTACAGGATTACGGATTCGTTGGCTGATCCACTAGATACCAAACAGAA ACAGGTTGAGGAGCTGGTTAGGCTTCCAGACTGTTTTCTTTGTTACACACCATCCCCAGAAGCTGGTCCTGTTTGTCCAACACCCGCTCTGTCCAATGGCTTTGTCACATTTGGTAGTTTCAACAATCTCGCAAAG ATCACTCCTAAGGTGCTGCAAGTATGGGCTAGGATACTGTGTGCGGTTCCCAACTCTCGTCTGGTGGTAAAATGCAAACCTTTCTGCTCTGACAGCATTAGGCAGAGGTTTCTCACGACGCTGGAGCAGCTTGGGTTAGAATCAAAGCGCGTTGATCTCTTGCCGCTTATTCTTTTCAACCATGACCATATGCAAGCTTATTCCCTAATGGATATaag TTTGGACACATTCCCTTATGCTGGAACTACCACAACCTGTGAATCTCTCTACATGGGAGTTCCATGTGTTACTATGGCTGGTTCAGTACATGCTCATAACGTTGGTGTCAGTCTTCTCAGTAACGTTG GTTTAGGACGCCTGGTTGCTAAAAATGAGGATGAGTATGTGCGGTTATCTGTTGATCTAGCTTCTGATGTCACCGCTCTTTCAAAACTGAGGATGAGTCTCCGGGATCTAATGGCTGGATCTCCTGTTTGTAACGGTCCTTCCTTTGCTGTTGCTCTTGAATCCGCGTACCGAAGTATGTGGAGAAGCTACTGCAAAGGTGAAGTACCGTCCTTAAAGCGAATGGAAAAGCTGCAAAAAGAGGTCCAAGAAGATCCCTTGATCTCATCAAGACTCAACGTTACTGGAGAAGCCACTCCTTCTCTCAAGGCCAATGGCTCTGCTCCTGTTCCTTCTTCCTTACCTACCCAGTCCTGGCAGCTCTCAAAGAACAGGGACTCCACTAGTTAA
- the LOC103859396 gene encoding probable UDP-N-acetylglucosamine--peptide N-acetylglucosaminyltransferase SPINDLY isoform X2, producing MVVLEDNTERERSPPLVENGFANGPKAIQGNGNDNDTLSYANVLRARNKFSDALSLYETLLERDSNNVEAHIGKGICLQTQSKVNLAFDCFGEAIRLDPHNACALTHCGILHKEEGRLVEAAESYQRALMADASYKPAAECLAVVLTDLGTSLKLAGSTQEGIQKYYEALKIDPHYAPAYYNLGVVYSEMMQYDSALGCYEKAALERPMYAEAYCNMGVIYKNRGDLEMAITCYERCLAVSPNFEIAKNNMAIALTDLGTKVKLEGDVSQGVAYYKKALYYNWHYADAMYNLGVAYGEMLKFDMAIVFYELAFHFNPHCAEACNNLGVLYKDRDNLDKAVECYQSLNNLGVVYTVQGKMDAAADTIEKAILANPTYAEAFNNLGVLYRDAGNITAAIDAYEECLKIDQDSRNAGQNRLLAMNYINEGLDDKLYEAHRDWGWRFTRLHPQYTSWDNVKDPERPITIGYISPDFFTHSVSYFIEAPLTHHDYTKYRVVVYSAVVKADAKTFRFRDKVLKKGGVWKDIYGIDEKKIASMVRDDEIDILVELTGHTANNKLGTMACRPAPVQVTWIGYPNTTGLPTVDYRITDSLADPLDTKQKQVEELVRLPDCFLCYTPSPEAGPVCPTPALSNGFVTFGSFNNLAKITPKVLQVWARILCAVPNSRLVVKCKPFCSDSIRQRFLTTLEQLGLESKRVDLLPLILFNHDHMQAYSLMDISLDTFPYAGTTTTCESLYMGVPCVTMAGSVHAHNVGVSLLSNVGLGRLVAKNEDEYVRLSVDLASDVTALSKLRMSLRDLMAGSPVCNGPSFAVALESAYRSMWRSYCKGEVPSLKRMEKLQKEVQEDPLISSRLNVTGEATPSLKANGSAPVPSSLPTQSWQLSKNRDSTS from the exons ATGGTTGTGCTAGAAGATAACACCGAGAGGGAGAGGTCACCACCACTTGTAGAGAATGGTTTCGCCAATGGACCAAAGGCCATTCAAGGGAATGGTAATGATAATGATACACTCTCTTACGCCAACGTTCTTCGCGCAAGAAACAAGTTCTCCGACGCGCTTTCTCTCTACGAGACTCTTCTGGAGAGAGACAGCAACAACGTTGAAGCTCACATTGGGAAAGGGATATGCCTCCAGACGCAAAGCAAAGTGAACCTCGCTTTTGATTGCTTCGGAGAAGCAATCAGGTTGGATCCGCATAACGCTTGTGCACTGACTCACTGTGGTATACTTCATAAAGAAGAAGGGAGGCTCGTGGAAGCTGCTGAG TCCTACCAGAGAGCACTGATGGCAGATGCATCGTACAAGCCAGCAGCTGAGTGTTTAGCCGTTGTTTTGACCGACCTTGGAACTAGCCTGAAGCTGGCTGGGAGTACTCAGGAGGGGATTCAAAAGTACTACGAAGCCCTTAAGATTGACCCTCACTATGCT CCTGCGTATTACAACTTAGGTGTTGTGTACTCTGAGATGATGCAATACGACAGTGCCTTGGGCTGCTACGAGAAGGCTGCACTTGAGAGGCCAATGTATGCAGAAGCTTATTGTAACATGGGTGTCATCTATAAGAACCGTGGTGACTTGGAGATGGCAATCACTTGTTATGAGAG ATGTCTAGCTGTATCTCCAAACTTTGAGATTGCGAAGAATAATATGGCCATAGCTCTGACAGATTTAGGAACAAAG GTTAAACTTGAAGGCGATGTGAGCCAAGGAGTGGCGTATTACAAGAAGGCTCTCTACTATAACTGGCACTATGCAGATGCTATGTATAATCTTGGGGTGGCTTATGGTGAAATGCTGAAGTTTGACATG GCAATTGTGTTCTATGAGCTTGCGTTCCACTTCAACCCACATTGTGCTGAGGCTTGCAACAATTTGGGAGTACTCTACAAAGACCGTGACAACCTTGATAAAGCTGTGGAGTGTTATCAG TCGCTTAATAACCTCGGTGTCGTCTACACAGTCCAG GGGAAAATGGATGCTGCTGCTGATACGATCGAGAAGGCAATCCTTGCAAATCCCACTTATGCAGAAGCTTTTAACAACTTAG GTGTTCTTTACAGAGACGCTGGAAACATAACCGCGGCTATCGATGCTTATGAGGAATGCCTTAAGATAGATCAAGATTCTCGCAATGCTGGCCAGAACCGATTGCTTGCCATGAACTACATAAACGAAGGACTCGATGACAAACTATACGAGGCTCACAG AGACTGGGGTTGGCGTTTCACAAGATTACACCCACAGTACACTTCGTGGGATAATGTTAAAGATCCAGAGCGACCTATCACCATCGGATATATCTCCCCAGACTTCTTCACTCATTCGGTTTCTTATTTCATTGAAGCCCCACTCACTCATCATGATTACACAAAGTACAGAGTTGTGGTTTATTCAGCGGTAGTCAAG GCAGATGCAAAAACATTCAGGTTTAGGGATAAAGTGTTGAAGAAAGGTGGAGTTTGGAAAGATATATACGGAATAGATGAGAAAAAGATTGCAAGTATGGTCCGAGATGACGAAATCGATATTTTGGTGGAGCTCACTGGCCATACAGCGAATAACAAGCTGGGAACAATGGCCTGCAGACCAGCACCTGTTCAG GTTACTTGGATCGGCTATCCAAATACTACAGGCTTGCCCACTGTTGATTACAGGATTACGGATTCGTTGGCTGATCCACTAGATACCAAACAGAA ACAGGTTGAGGAGCTGGTTAGGCTTCCAGACTGTTTTCTTTGTTACACACCATCCCCAGAAGCTGGTCCTGTTTGTCCAACACCCGCTCTGTCCAATGGCTTTGTCACATTTGGTAGTTTCAACAATCTCGCAAAG ATCACTCCTAAGGTGCTGCAAGTATGGGCTAGGATACTGTGTGCGGTTCCCAACTCTCGTCTGGTGGTAAAATGCAAACCTTTCTGCTCTGACAGCATTAGGCAGAGGTTTCTCACGACGCTGGAGCAGCTTGGGTTAGAATCAAAGCGCGTTGATCTCTTGCCGCTTATTCTTTTCAACCATGACCATATGCAAGCTTATTCCCTAATGGATATaag TTTGGACACATTCCCTTATGCTGGAACTACCACAACCTGTGAATCTCTCTACATGGGAGTTCCATGTGTTACTATGGCTGGTTCAGTACATGCTCATAACGTTGGTGTCAGTCTTCTCAGTAACGTTG GTTTAGGACGCCTGGTTGCTAAAAATGAGGATGAGTATGTGCGGTTATCTGTTGATCTAGCTTCTGATGTCACCGCTCTTTCAAAACTGAGGATGAGTCTCCGGGATCTAATGGCTGGATCTCCTGTTTGTAACGGTCCTTCCTTTGCTGTTGCTCTTGAATCCGCGTACCGAAGTATGTGGAGAAGCTACTGCAAAGGTGAAGTACCGTCCTTAAAGCGAATGGAAAAGCTGCAAAAAGAGGTCCAAGAAGATCCCTTGATCTCATCAAGACTCAACGTTACTGGAGAAGCCACTCCTTCTCTCAAGGCCAATGGCTCTGCTCCTGTTCCTTCTTCCTTACCTACCCAGTCCTGGCAGCTCTCAAAGAACAGGGACTCCACTAGTTAA
- the LOC103859398 gene encoding casparian strip membrane protein 2, whose amino-acid sequence MKNESTVINVPAESSSAMKGKAPLIGVAKDHTTSGSGGYKRGLSIFDFLLRLAAIIAASVAAGTMFTSDETLPFFTQFLQFEAGYDDLPTYQFFVIAMSIVSGYLLLSLPISVVTIVRPLATAPRLLLLVLDTAALAFNMAAASSAAAISYLAHNGNQNTNWLPICQQFGDFCLKSSGAVVSSFVAVVFFTILVVLSGVALKRH is encoded by the exons atgaagaacGAATCAACCGTCATTAATGTCCCTGCAGAATCAAGCTCAGCAATGAAAGGAAAAGCTCCTCTAATCGGTGTGGCTAAAGACCACACTACTAGTGGCTCAGGTGGATACAAGAGAGGTCTCTCAATCTTTGACTTCCTCCTCCGTTTAGCTGCTATTATTGCAGCATCAGTAGCAGCTGGAACCATGTTTACAAGCGACGAGACTCTTCCCTTCTTTACACAGTTCTTACAGTTCGAAGCTGGCTACGACGATTTACCAACTTACCA GTTCTTTGTGATTGCCATGTCCATTGTTTCAGGATATCTCCTTCTATCTCTTCCCATCTCCGTCGTCACCATCGTTCGCCCGCTTGCCACCGCCCCAAGACTCCTCTTGCTCGTTCTTGATACT GCGGCCTTGGCATTTAACATGGCGGCTGCATCATCGGCGGCAGCGATATCGTATCTAGCACACAATGGGAACCAGAACACGAACTGGCTCCCCATTTGCCAACAGTTTGGTGACTTCTGTCTGAAAAGCAGCGGAGCTGTCGTCTCCTCCTTTGTAGCCGTTGTTTTCTTCACCATCCTCGTCGTCCTCTCCGGTGTCGCTCTCAAAAGACACTAA
- the LOC103859397 gene encoding protein trichome birefringence-like 8, with translation MFIITFPSQKRSHIHNLHVSSFQRKIKSCTDMDQQQESNSMKQLFPLSSSPFLSTFKIKKHIFVGISLLVSFLIFSVTVVDLVGIKPHLCFEFLSSSLTKERRNNDVCDYSYGKWVRSRQRDVDGTSYGEECRFLDPGFRCLNNGRKDSGFRQWRWQPHGCDLPRFNASDFLKRSRNGRIVFIGDSIGRNQWESLLCMLSQAVSNQSEIYEVNGNPISKHKGFLSMRFPEHNVTVEYHRTPFLVVVARPPENSPEDVKMTVRVDEFNWQSKRWVGSDVLVFNTGHWWNEDKTFNIGCYFQEGGKLNKTMGVMEGFKKSLKTWKSWVLERLDHESSYVFFRSFSPVHYRNGTWNLGGLCDADTNPETDMKKMEPDPIQNTYVSEVIQEMRHEHSKVKFLNITYLTEFRKDAHPSRYREPGTPEDAPQDCSHWCLPGVPDTWNEILYAQLLAMNYTTK, from the exons atgtttattattactttCCCCTCTCAAAAAAGATCGCATATTCACAATCTTCACGTCTCCTCTTTTCAAAGAAAGATCAAATCTTGTACCGACATGGATCAACAACAAGAATCGAATTCTATGAAGCAGCTTTTCCCTCTATCTTCATCTCCTTTCTTGTCAACCTTCAAGATCAAGAAACATATATTTGTCGGCATCTCTCTTCTCGTCAGTTTCTTGATATTCTCCGTTACCGTCGTGGATCTTGTCGGCATCAAGCCTCATCTCTGTTTCGAAttcttatcttcttctttgacGAAGGAACGAAGAAACAACGACGTGTGCGACTATTCGTATGGAAAATGGGTTCGTAGCCGACAACGTGACGTGGACGGAACCTCTTATGGAGAAGAGTGTCGGTTTCTGGATCCTGGTTTTCGTTGTCTGAATAATGGAAGAAAAGATTCTGGTTTCCGACAATGGCGATGGCAACCACACGGTTGCGATCTTCCACG ATTCAACGCAAGTGATTTTCTCAAGAGGAGTCGGAACGGGAGGATAGTGTTCATCGGAGATTCCATAGGAAGAAACCAATGGGAATCTCTTTTATGTATGCTTTCACAAGCTGTGTCTAATCAATCTGAGATATACGAAGTTAATGGTAACCCTATAAGCAAGCACAAGGGCTTCCTTTCCATGCGGTTTCCTGAACATAACGTAACCGTTGAGTATCATAGAACACCGTTTCTGGTCGTGGTTGCTAGGCCACCTGAGAACTCACCGGAAGATGTCAAGATGACTGTTAGAGTCGATGAGTTCAACTGGCAGTCTAAAAGATGGGTCGGGTCTGATGTTCTTGTCTTTAATACAGGACATTGGTGGAACGAAGACAAAACCTTTAACAT agGTTGTTATTTTCAGGAGGGAGGTAAACTGAACAAGACAATGGGAGTAATGGAGGGGTTTAAGAAGTCTTTAAAGACATGGAAGTCATGGGTTTTAGAGAGACTAGATCATGAGAGTAGTTATGTCTTCTTCAGAAGCTTCTCTCCTGTGCATTACAG GAATGGGACTTGGAACTTAGGTGGTTTGTGTGACGCAGATACAAATCCAGAGACTGATATGAAGAAGATGGAACCTGACCCTATTCAAAACACTTATGTCTCTGAAGTAATACAAGAAATGAGACATGAACATAGTAAGGTTAAGTTTCTGAACATTACATATCTGACTGAGTTCAGGAAAGATGCTCATCCTTCACGGTATAGAGAACCGGGAACTCCTGAAGATGCTCCTCAAGATTGTAGTCACTGGTGCTTACCTGGTGTACCTGACACATGGAATGAGATTCTCTATGCGCAGCTGTTGGCAATGAATTACACAACAAAATGA
- the LOC103859399 gene encoding B3 domain-containing protein At3g11580 has product MLGNHYSRDIHHNTLSLHPHQNDTASHKESLFEKSLTPSDVGKLNRLVIPKQHAEKYLPLNNGGGEVTSETTEKGMLLSFEDESGKCWKFRYSYWNSSQSYVLTKGWSKYVKDKHLDAGDVVFFQRHRFDFHRLFIGWRRRGEASSLSAVSQEARVNTTAYWSGLTTPYRQVEASTSSYPNIHQEYSQYGAVAETPTVVAGTSRTVRLFGVNLECHGDVVEPPPCSDGYNGQHIYY; this is encoded by the exons ATGTTAGGCAACCATTACTCAAGAGACATCCACCACAACACTCTCTCCCTGCACCCTCATCAAAACGACACCGCATCACATAAAGAGTCCTTGTTCGAGAAATCACTCACACCAAGCGACGTGGGAAAGCTAAACCGTTTAGTCATACCAAAACAACACGCCGAGAAATACTTGCCTCTCAACAATGGAGGCGGTGAGGTGACGTCTGAGACGACTGAGAAAGGGATGCTTCTTAGCTTCGAGGACGAGTCAGGCAAGTGTTGGAAGTTCAGATACTCGTATTGGAACAGCAGTCAAAGCTACGTCTTGACCAAAGGATGGAGCAAGTACGTCAAAGACAAGCACCTCGACGCAGGGGACGTTGTTTTCTTCCAACGTCACCGTTTCGATTTCCATAGACTCTTCATTGGCTGGCGGAGACGCGGCGAGGCTTCTTCTCTTTCGGCCGTGTCTCAAGAGGCTAGAGTTAACACGACGGCGTACTGGAGCGGCTTGACTACACCTTATCGCCAAGTAGAAGCGTCAACTAGTTCTTATCCTAACATTCACCAAGAGTATTCACAATATG GAGCGGTCGCTGAGACACCGACGGTGGTTGCAGGGACCTCGAGGACGGTGAGGCTATTCGGAGTTAACCTCGAATGTCACGGTGACGTCGTTGAGCCACCACCGTGTTCCGACGGCTACAACGGCCAGCACATTTACTATTAG